In one Lolium rigidum isolate FL_2022 chromosome 3, APGP_CSIRO_Lrig_0.1, whole genome shotgun sequence genomic region, the following are encoded:
- the LOC124699068 gene encoding probable beta-D-xylosidase 2: MYNGGQAGLTFWSPNVNIFRDPRWGRGQETPGEDPAVSGRYAAAYVRGLQQPYGGGGHHGGHTRLKTAACCKHFTAYDLDSWSGTDRFHFNAVVTPQDLEDTFNVPFKSCVVDGRAASVMCSYNQVNGVPTCADESFLRGTIRGKWQLEGYIVSDCDSVDVFFSDQHYTRTHEDAVAATLRAGLDLDCGPFLAQYTEGAVAQRKVSDADIDAAVTNTVIVQMRLGMYDGDLATQPFGHLGPQHVCTRAHQDLALEAARQSVVLLKNAGAALPLTPATHRTVAVVGPHAEATVAMIGNYAGKPCGYTTPLQGIGRYVKTALHQAGCTDVACQGGNQPIAAAVDAARRADATIVIVGLDQKIEAEGLDRTSLLLPGRQAELVSAVAKAAKGPVILVLMSGGPVDITFAQNDRKVAGILWAGYPGQAGGQAIADVIFGHHNPGGKLPVTWYPQDYLQKAPMTNMAMRADPAKGYPGRTYRFYTGPTIHPFGHGLSYTKFTHTLAHAPAQLSVRLTGHHAATASSLNTTAHLGHAAADVRVSHARCEGLSIPVHVDVKNVGDRDGAHTVLVYASPPAAAAAAHGAPAWQLVAFEKVHVPAGGVARVKMGLDVCNGLSVADRDGVRRIPVGEHSLTIGELTHSVTLAVEQLGV, translated from the exons ATGTACAACGGCGGTCAGGCGGGGCTGACCTTCTGGAGCCCCAACGTGAACATCTTCCGGGACCCGCGGTGGGGCCGCGGCCAGGAGACCCCCGGCGAGGACCCCGCCGTGTCCGGCCGCTACGCCGCCGCCTACGTCCGCGGCCTCCAGCAGCCCTACGGCGGCGGAGGTCACCACGGCGGCCACACGCGTCTCAAGACCGCCGCCTGCTGCAAGCACTTCACGGCCTACGACCTCGACAGCTGGTCCGGCACCGACCGCTTCCACTTCAACGCCGTCGTCACCCCGCAGGACCTGGAGGACACCTTCAACGTGCCCTTCAAGTCCTGCGTCGTCGATGGCCGCGCTGCCAGCGTCATGTGCTCCTACAACCAGGTCAACGGTGTGCCCACCTGCGCCGATGAGTCCTTCCTCCGCGGCACCATCCGCGGCAAGTGGCAGCTCGAGGGGTACATCGTCTCCGACTGCGACTCCGTCGACGTCTTCTTCAGCGACCAGCACTACACCAGGACCCAcgaggacgccgtcgccgccacgctcCGGGCCGGGCTGGACCTCGACTGCGGCCCGTTCCTCGCGCAGTACACCGAGGGCGCCGTCGCGCAGCGGAAGGTGTCCGACGCCGACATCGACGCCGCCGTCACCAACACCGTCATCGTGCAGATGCGGCTCGGGATGTACGACGGCGACCTGGCCACGCAGCCGTTTGGACACCTCGGACCTCAGCACGTGTGCACCCGGGCGCACCAGGACCTGGCGCTCGAGGCGGCGAGGCAGAGCGTCGTGCTGCTCAAGAACGCCGGCGCTGCGCTGCCGCTCACACCGGCGACACaccgcaccgtcgccgtcgtcggcccGCACGCCGAAGccaccgtcgccatgatcgggAACTACGCCGGTAAGCCGTGCGGGTACACCACGCCGTTGCAGGGCATCGGCAGGTACGTGAAGACCGCATTGCACCAGGCGGGCTGCACTGACGTGGCATGCCAAGGAGGCAACCAGCCGATCGCCGCTGCCGTCGACGCGGCCCGCCGTGCCGACGCCACCATCGTCATTGTTGGACTCGATCAGAAGATCGAGGCCGAGGGCCTGGACCGGACAAGCCTGCTCCTTCCTGGACGCCAGGCAGAACTCGTCTCCGCGGTGGCGAAGGCCGCCAAAGGGCCGGTGATCCTGGTGCTCATGTCCGGCGGGCCCGTCGACATTACGTTCGCGCAGAACGACCGGAAGGTCGCTGGCATCCTTTGGGCAGGGTACCCCGGTCAGGCTGGCGGGCAGGCCATCGCTGACGTGATCTTCGGTCACCACAACCCAG GAGGGAAGCTGCCGGTGACATGGTACCCACAGGATTACCTGCAGAAGGCGCCGATGACGAACATGGCGATGCGCGCCGACCCGGCGAAGGGGTACCCCGGCCGAACGTACCGGTTCTACACCGGCCCGACGATCCACCCGTTCGGGCACGGCCTAAGCTACACCAAGTTCACCCACACGCTCGCGCACGCGCCGGCGCAGCTCTCCGTCCGGCTCACCGGCCAccacgccgccaccgcctcctccctcAACACAACGGCACATCTTggtcacgccgccgccgacgtgcgCGTCTCCCACGCGCGGTGCGAGGGACTGAGCATCCCGGTCCACGTCGACGTGAAGAACGTCGGCGACCGGGACGGCGCGCACACGGTGCTCGTGTACGcgtcccctccggcggcggccgccgccgcccacggcgCGCCTGCTTGGCAGCTGGTGGCGTTCGAGAAGGTGCACGTGCCCGCCGGTGGCGTGGCCCGCGTCAAGATGGGGCTGGACGTCTGCAACGGCCTCAGCGTCGCCGACCGGGACGGGGTCCGAAGGATCCCCGTGGGCGAGCACAGCCTGACGATCGGCGAGCTGACCCACTCGGTCACGCTCGCGGTTGAGCAGCTAGGGGTATAG